One Kallotenue papyrolyticum genomic window carries:
- a CDS encoding deoxynucleoside kinase, whose translation MPHYIVIEGVIGVGKTTLTRLLARTFSATPVLEVVEENPFLSAFYTDRERYAFQTQTFFVLSRFRQQQTQVAPLRGRSNLISDYLFAKNEIFARLNLQGDELELFEQLYGVLAERVPQPDLVVYLQADVDTLMTRIALRDRPFERDMDRQYISDLRDAYEEFFARYTATPLLTIATDTLNLVRDPQARAQVIGQIRAALAGYAQPTLLDL comes from the coding sequence ATGCCGCACTACATCGTGATCGAAGGCGTGATCGGCGTGGGCAAGACCACGCTGACGCGTCTGCTGGCGCGTACCTTCAGCGCCACGCCGGTGCTGGAGGTCGTCGAGGAAAATCCATTTCTGTCGGCCTTCTACACCGACCGGGAGCGCTACGCCTTCCAGACGCAGACCTTTTTCGTGCTGAGTCGCTTCCGTCAGCAGCAGACCCAGGTCGCGCCGCTGCGCGGACGCAGCAACCTGATCAGCGATTACCTCTTCGCCAAGAACGAGATCTTTGCGCGTCTCAACCTGCAGGGCGATGAGCTCGAGCTCTTCGAGCAACTCTACGGCGTCTTAGCCGAGCGCGTGCCGCAGCCGGATCTCGTCGTCTATCTCCAGGCCGATGTCGATACGCTCATGACGCGCATCGCGTTGCGCGATCGTCCTTTCGAGCGTGACATGGATCGCCAATACATCAGCGATCTGCGCGACGCCTACGAGGAGTTCTTCGCCCGCTATACGGCTACGCCCCTGCTGACGATTGCCACCGATACGCTTAACCTGGTGCGCGATCCCCAGGCGCGCGCCCAGGTGATCGGTCAGATCCGCGCCGCGCTGGCGGGCTATGCCCAGCCGACGCTGTTGGATCTCTAG
- the hflX gene encoding GTPase HflX: MERKRTYNPQDEQRHAYYQVGRRPRAFLVGLEVFAEHSAWSAQDSLQELIQLADTAGLEVVGSTYQKLTKPYPKYYIGPGKAQEIADLKGELHYELVVFDDELTGSQTRNLEQLLQTRVIDRTQLILDIFAQHAQTREGRLQVELAQHEYLLPRLRGQWGHLSRQTAQGAAGGSAVGVRGPGETQLETDRRLVGRRIAFLKEQLEEVRRHRERYRQRRRQSGIPVISLVGYTNAGKSTLLNALSGAGVRAENQLFATLDPTTRQVTLPGGRQILLTDTVGFIQRLPTTLVAAFRATLEEIREADLLLHVLDITHPNAEEQSETVLETLADLEVDDKPILTVLNKVDAMPGVTAESIGRVAEEMNLPADYIPISAEHGWGLAALLERIEQTLAGRMSPLEALIPYTRNDLVAVWRQQGVLETEEYLESGIHVTGRLPLHLLSQFAPFRVESVKDPG, translated from the coding sequence ATGGAGCGCAAGCGAACATACAACCCGCAGGATGAGCAGCGCCACGCCTACTACCAGGTAGGCCGGCGTCCGCGCGCCTTTCTGGTGGGGCTGGAGGTCTTCGCCGAGCACAGCGCCTGGAGCGCGCAGGACTCGCTTCAGGAGTTGATCCAGCTCGCCGACACAGCCGGACTGGAGGTGGTCGGCAGCACCTACCAGAAGCTGACCAAGCCCTATCCCAAGTACTACATCGGGCCCGGCAAGGCGCAGGAGATCGCCGATCTCAAGGGTGAGCTGCACTACGAACTGGTGGTCTTCGACGACGAGCTGACCGGCTCGCAGACGCGTAACCTGGAGCAGTTGCTCCAGACGCGGGTCATCGATCGCACGCAGTTGATCCTCGATATTTTTGCCCAGCATGCCCAGACGCGCGAAGGTCGCTTGCAGGTGGAGCTGGCGCAGCACGAGTACCTGCTGCCCCGCCTGCGCGGGCAGTGGGGCCACCTCTCGCGCCAGACGGCCCAAGGCGCGGCGGGCGGATCGGCGGTGGGTGTGCGTGGTCCCGGCGAGACGCAGCTCGAAACCGACCGCCGGCTGGTAGGCCGGCGCATTGCCTTTCTCAAAGAGCAGCTCGAAGAGGTGCGCCGCCACCGCGAACGCTACCGGCAGCGCCGGCGGCAGAGCGGCATCCCGGTGATCTCGCTGGTCGGTTACACCAACGCGGGCAAGTCCACGCTGCTCAACGCGCTCTCCGGCGCGGGCGTGCGCGCCGAAAACCAGCTCTTCGCCACGCTCGATCCGACCACACGCCAGGTGACGCTGCCGGGCGGGCGCCAGATCCTGCTGACCGATACCGTGGGCTTCATCCAGCGCCTGCCGACAACACTGGTCGCCGCCTTCCGTGCCACGCTGGAGGAGATACGCGAAGCCGATCTGCTGTTGCACGTGCTGGACATTACGCATCCCAACGCCGAAGAGCAGTCGGAGACGGTGCTGGAGACACTGGCCGACCTGGAGGTCGACGACAAGCCGATCCTGACCGTGCTGAACAAGGTCGATGCTATGCCGGGCGTGACCGCCGAATCGATCGGGCGTGTGGCCGAGGAGATGAATCTGCCCGCCGACTACATCCCAATCTCCGCCGAACACGGCTGGGGCCTGGCGGCGCTGCTGGAGCGCATCGAACAGACGTTGGCCGGGCGCATGTCGCCGCTGGAGGCGCTGATCCCCTACACGCGCAACGATCTGGTCGCGGTGTGGCGGCAGCAGGGCGTGCTCGAAACCGAGGAGTACCTGGAAAGCGGCATCCATGTCACCGGTCGTCTGCCGCTGCACCTGTTGAGTCAGTTCGCGCCGTTTCGAGTCGAGAGCGTGAAGGATCCGGGCTGA
- a CDS encoding response regulator produces the protein MLNDMLIRVLLVDDHPVVRAGIRSLLEKAPDITIIGEANTGKEALRLIEELMPDIVVLDIKLPDLSGVEVARCLQARAVPVRILALSAYDDEEYIFSLLACGAAGYLTKDEASQTIVEAVRGLAHGQEGWLSRRATAKLLRRQLCKPAAAEQPLQLSAREHEVLRLVARGYDNQAIAERLHICEGTVKNHVTNIYSKLGVRTRAEAVARAWETGLVKDEPG, from the coding sequence ATGCTAAACGATATGCTCATACGCGTACTGTTGGTAGACGATCATCCGGTAGTACGCGCCGGCATCCGTAGCTTGCTTGAAAAAGCGCCCGACATCACCATTATCGGTGAGGCCAATACTGGCAAGGAAGCATTACGGCTCATCGAAGAGCTGATGCCAGATATCGTTGTACTCGATATCAAACTCCCTGACCTATCAGGCGTGGAGGTTGCGCGCTGCCTCCAGGCGCGCGCTGTGCCGGTACGCATTCTGGCGCTGAGCGCGTACGACGATGAAGAGTATATCTTCAGCCTGCTTGCATGCGGAGCGGCCGGCTACCTGACCAAAGACGAGGCGTCGCAGACGATCGTTGAGGCCGTGCGTGGACTGGCGCATGGACAGGAGGGCTGGCTGAGCCGCCGTGCCACCGCCAAGTTGCTGCGGCGACAGCTGTGCAAGCCAGCGGCTGCCGAGCAGCCGCTCCAGCTTAGCGCCCGCGAGCATGAGGTATTGCGGCTCGTCGCACGCGGCTATGACAATCAGGCGATCGCCGAGAGACTCCACATCTGCGAGGGCACCGTCAAGAACCATGTAACCAATATCTACAGCAAGCTGGGCGTGCGCACCCGTGCCGAGGCGGTTGCCCGTGCCTGGGAGACAGGTTTAGTCAAGGACGAACCAGGCTAA